The following proteins come from a genomic window of Flavobacteriales bacterium:
- the porU gene encoding type IX secretion system sortase PorU, protein TSLQTRSNNRSFVSSSVMAPGSGDWYKMGVLQNGVYKVSYEDLVAMGANLQNVNSDAINLFGNSFGMLPEYNLDYRPDDLLQNAIEMHDGNDGTFDAGDYFLFYAKSAHTIKYNVSGQYYYHTSNIYCDTSYYFVNVNSSTLSPKRITNQSSTSLSATHTVTSFDEMKFIEPDQYNLVKSGREWYGDLFDFSTENTYSFSFPNIDVTQPVRVKADMAAKTPGSGSSNFYITGVGTSGAMTISIPGVGTGSYAAAANPGNGIMNFLPVSSSVDIKIQFNKYSAISQGWLNYLEVTARRLLLFTSGVMEFKDKNSVGTGNVADYQINYVSSDLHVWEVTDPTNVMNQNLTLASGLASFRLEADALREFVCFSSSSSFGTPVKFGKVDNQDLHALSPTDLIIVTHPNFYNQAQQLADLHNAEGTTSQVVNVFSIYNEFSSGMKDATAIKQFLRMFYERAGGDPNLLPKYVLLMGDGSYDNKNRAGGNTSFIPTYESIESTLVTVSFVSDDYFVMLDPTENMNNSDLLDMAVGRIPCQNTDEAQAVVDKIRNYSQNSGNASSATNLDCCNANNNESLGDWRNWYVFIADDEDANTYIDGAEEFADSLKLIHPVINVEKIYLDAFLQESTPGGERYPQATEKIKSSVERGALVVNYIGHGGEVGWAHERILDVATVNGWSNSPRLPLFMTATCEFSRFDDPGRTSAGEYVLLNGNGGGIALLTTTRLVYSGPNETLNKNFNRVVLQRSNGNPRTLGDIFMLTKNLTINQILTSNTRNFTLLGDPAVRLKLPQHKVVADSINSVAIGGATDTLKALSRITVTGHIEDQQGNILTSYNGICFPTVFDKEQTLYTLGNDPGSYVRSFDLRNNVIYRGKATITNGYFSFSFVVPKDISYQFGPGKFSFYAHDGSVDANGYDFNFIVGGTNPNAPVDDQGPTVHLFLNDENFVPGSITNENPKMFAKVSDENGVNTVGTGIGHDITAVLDGNTSNPIVLNEFYQSEANTYQAGVVSYQFEKLSEGNHELKFKVWDVYNNSAEATTDFVVASSAEIALDHVLNYPNPFTTRTQFFFEHNQSCAQLDVQIQVFTVAGKLVKTIQENVATQGYRISPIEWDGTDDYGDKLAIGTYVYRVKVRTEDGNTLEKFEKLVILR, encoded by the coding sequence ACAAAGTGAGCTACGAAGATTTAGTTGCTATGGGCGCCAATCTTCAAAATGTGAATTCTGATGCGATTAATCTGTTTGGAAATAGTTTTGGAATGTTGCCGGAATATAATCTGGATTATCGTCCGGATGATCTTTTGCAAAATGCCATTGAAATGCACGATGGAAATGATGGCACCTTTGATGCGGGAGATTATTTTTTATTCTATGCTAAATCGGCGCATACGATCAAGTACAATGTATCTGGACAGTATTATTACCACACCAGTAATATTTATTGCGACACCTCCTATTATTTTGTGAATGTAAACAGCAGCACATTAAGTCCAAAACGAATTACCAATCAATCGTCAACTTCATTAAGTGCTACGCATACGGTAACAAGTTTCGATGAAATGAAATTCATTGAACCGGATCAATACAATCTGGTGAAATCGGGTCGCGAATGGTATGGCGATTTGTTCGATTTTTCCACCGAAAACACCTATTCGTTTTCCTTTCCGAATATTGATGTTACGCAACCTGTCCGTGTAAAAGCCGACATGGCCGCAAAAACTCCGGGATCGGGATCGAGTAATTTTTACATAACGGGAGTTGGGACCAGCGGAGCAATGACCATTTCAATTCCTGGTGTAGGAACCGGATCTTATGCAGCAGCTGCTAATCCGGGTAATGGTATAATGAATTTTTTACCTGTTTCCTCTTCTGTAGATATCAAAATTCAATTCAATAAATATTCTGCCATATCGCAAGGCTGGTTGAATTATCTGGAAGTAACGGCACGACGCTTATTGTTGTTTACTTCCGGCGTAATGGAATTCAAGGACAAAAATTCGGTAGGAACAGGGAATGTTGCCGACTATCAAATTAATTATGTTAGTTCAGATCTTCATGTTTGGGAAGTGACCGATCCCACGAATGTGATGAATCAGAATTTAACACTTGCTTCCGGTTTGGCCTCGTTCCGTTTGGAAGCTGATGCACTGCGTGAATTTGTCTGCTTTAGTTCCAGTTCTTCATTTGGAACACCGGTTAAATTCGGTAAAGTCGATAATCAGGATTTGCATGCATTGAGTCCGACTGATCTGATCATTGTTACCCATCCCAATTTTTACAATCAAGCCCAGCAGTTAGCCGATTTACATAATGCCGAAGGAACAACTTCGCAAGTGGTCAACGTATTTTCCATTTACAACGAGTTTTCTTCGGGCATGAAAGATGCAACAGCGATAAAACAATTTTTACGCATGTTTTACGAGCGCGCTGGGGGCGATCCTAATTTGCTTCCGAAGTATGTTTTACTCATGGGCGATGGTTCTTATGATAATAAAAACCGCGCGGGGGGGAATACTTCATTTATTCCAACGTATGAATCGATTGAATCGACATTGGTTACGGTGAGTTTTGTTTCGGATGATTATTTTGTGATGCTGGATCCGACAGAAAACATGAATAATTCGGATTTACTCGATATGGCCGTTGGAAGAATTCCATGTCAGAATACCGACGAAGCCCAGGCGGTGGTAGATAAAATCAGGAATTATTCGCAGAATTCAGGAAATGCAAGTTCTGCTACAAATTTGGATTGCTGCAATGCCAACAATAATGAATCACTTGGTGATTGGAGAAACTGGTACGTTTTTATTGCCGATGATGAAGATGCCAATACGTATATCGACGGTGCGGAAGAGTTTGCGGATTCACTGAAATTAATTCACCCGGTGATTAATGTGGAGAAAATTTATCTCGACGCCTTCTTGCAGGAAAGTACTCCGGGTGGAGAACGCTATCCGCAGGCGACCGAAAAAATAAAATCGAGTGTGGAACGTGGTGCTTTGGTAGTGAATTATATTGGTCACGGTGGTGAGGTAGGTTGGGCACATGAGCGAATTTTGGATGTTGCCACTGTAAACGGATGGTCCAATTCGCCGCGTTTACCTTTGTTCATGACCGCCACCTGTGAGTTTTCACGTTTTGATGATCCGGGAAGAACTTCTGCAGGTGAATATGTTTTGCTTAATGGAAATGGCGGTGGAATTGCATTACTCACCACTACGCGATTGGTGTATTCAGGTCCGAACGAAACACTGAACAAAAACTTTAATCGTGTAGTATTGCAACGCAGCAATGGAAATCCCCGCACCCTGGGTGATATTTTTATGCTCACCAAAAATTTAACGATCAATCAGATTTTGACTTCCAATACCCGCAATTTTACCTTATTGGGAGATCCGGCTGTCCGCTTAAAATTACCTCAGCATAAGGTGGTGGCAGATTCCATTAATTCGGTGGCCATTGGTGGAGCAACAGATACTTTAAAAGCCTTATCGCGGATTACAGTGACCGGTCACATCGAAGATCAGCAGGGAAATATTTTAACTTCTTATAACGGAATCTGTTTTCCTACTGTGTTTGATAAAGAACAAACGCTTTATACTTTAGGAAATGATCCGGGGTCGTATGTCCGCTCGTTTGATTTGCGCAACAATGTTATTTACCGTGGTAAAGCAACGATTACCAATGGATATTTTAGTTTTTCATTTGTAGTGCCAAAAGATATTTCCTATCAGTTTGGACCAGGGAAATTCAGTTTTTACGCACACGATGGAAGTGTTGATGCCAATGGATATGATTTCAATTTCATTGTTGGAGGAACTAATCCAAACGCTCCTGTGGATGATCAGGGTCCCACCGTTCATTTGTTTCTAAACGACGAGAATTTTGTTCCCGGAAGTATTACCAATGAGAATCCGAAAATGTTTGCTAAAGTTTCGGATGAAAACGGTGTGAATACAGTAGGCACGGGGATTGGTCACGACATCACCGCGGTGCTCGACGGAAACACCTCGAATCCGATTGTGCTCAATGAATTTTACCAATCGGAAGCGAACACTTACCAGGCGGGAGTGGTTTCGTATCAATTCGAAAAATTATCGGAAGGAAATCATGAATTGAAATTCAAGGTATGGGATGTGTATAATAATTCAGCCGAAGCAACGACTGATTTTGTGGTAGCAAGTTCTGCCGAAATTGCGCTGGATCATGTATTGAATTATCCGAATCCCTTTACCACACGTACGCAGTTTTTCTTTGAACACAATCAAAGTTGCGCCCAATTGGATGTACAGATACAGGTATTTACCGTTGCCGGAAAGCTGGTGAAAACCATTCAGGAGAATGTCGCCACCCAGGGCTACCGGATCTCGCCGATTGAGTGGGATGGAACGGATGATTACGGTGATAAGCTGGCCATCGGGACCTATGTGTATCGCGTAAAGGTGCGAACCGAGGATGGCAATACGCTTGAAAAATTTGAAAAACTGGTGATTCTCCGTTGA